The following are encoded in a window of Bacillus sp. SORGH_AS_0510 genomic DNA:
- a CDS encoding DUF1405 domain-containing protein gives MRWVYPLLANRSILKILLVINIVGTIYGYYWYGWQLKETPTIFLLFVPDSPTASLFFVFVLLAFLFKKNWPLIEALAIVTLFKYGIWAVVMNILVYFVQGELDWIGYMLIGSHFAMAVQGILYAPFYRIKWWHLIVTAIWTLHNDVIDYVFFMLPSYHMLDQYTPQIGYFTFWLSIFSIGLAYYFGIRPGRYKLEIK, from the coding sequence GTGCGTTGGGTTTATCCACTTTTAGCTAATCGGTCGATTCTTAAAATCCTGCTTGTTATTAATATAGTAGGAACTATTTACGGATATTATTGGTATGGTTGGCAACTAAAGGAAACGCCAACAATATTCTTACTATTTGTCCCAGATAGTCCTACTGCTAGCTTATTTTTTGTATTTGTCCTCCTTGCTTTTTTGTTTAAAAAAAATTGGCCATTAATAGAAGCTCTTGCCATTGTAACGCTCTTTAAATATGGGATTTGGGCTGTTGTAATGAATATTCTAGTGTATTTTGTACAAGGGGAACTAGATTGGATTGGATACATGCTCATAGGTTCTCATTTTGCCATGGCTGTTCAAGGAATATTGTATGCCCCATTTTACCGGATAAAATGGTGGCATCTTATTGTTACAGCCATTTGGACCTTACATAATGATGTCATTGATTACGTATTTTTTATGCTTCCTAGCTATCATATGCTTGATCAGTATACACCGCAAATTGGTTATTTTACCTTTTGGCTCTCTATTTTTTCAATAGGATTAGCCTATTATTTTGGTATTCGTCCGGGAAGATATAAACTTGAAATAAAATAA
- a CDS encoding nucleotide pyrophosphohydrolase — protein MVAKTMKELQQEVDTYIGQFKEGYFSPLAMLARLTEELGELAREINHYYGEKPKKSSETEKAIEEELGDLLFVIICLANSLNINLEEAHDMVMNKFNTRDKDRWTRINQDNME, from the coding sequence ATGGTTGCAAAAACCATGAAGGAACTTCAGCAAGAAGTTGATACATATATTGGGCAATTTAAGGAAGGTTATTTTAGTCCCTTAGCAATGCTTGCTAGATTGACTGAAGAACTTGGGGAATTAGCAAGAGAAATTAATCATTATTATGGTGAGAAACCCAAGAAATCTAGTGAAACGGAAAAGGCGATTGAGGAAGAATTGGGAGATCTTCTATTTGTGATTATTTGTTTAGCTAATTCCTTAAATATTAACTTGGAAGAGGCTCATGATATGGTCATGAACAAATTTAACACAAGGGATAAGGATCGATGGACAAGGATTAATCAAGATAATATGGAGTGA
- a CDS encoding YitT family protein, with the protein MIFGLKIKNILFILLGTAIFSFGLVNFNMQNKLAEGGFTGITLLLYFLFKWNPSYTNLILNIPLFFVGWKLLGRNSFIYTIIGTVGVSIFLWVLQRHPVNMPLQSDLTLAALFAGVFAGIGLGIIFRFGGTTGGVDIIARLAQKFFGWGMGKTMFLFDACVITLSLITYLNYKEAMYTLVAVFVGARVIDFMQEGAYSARGAMIISEKNDEIANKILEGMDRGVTALKGYGSYTKNERDVLYCVVAKNELIRLKNIITSVDPHAFISISVVHDVHGEGFTLDENKMPIGD; encoded by the coding sequence ATGATTTTTGGTCTTAAAATAAAAAATATTTTGTTTATACTATTAGGAACGGCCATTTTTTCATTCGGATTAGTTAATTTTAATATGCAGAATAAACTCGCAGAAGGTGGCTTTACTGGAATCACTTTGTTGCTTTACTTCTTGTTTAAATGGAATCCATCCTATACGAACCTAATACTTAATATCCCATTATTTTTTGTAGGATGGAAATTACTTGGCCGTAATTCATTCATATATACAATCATCGGAACAGTTGGCGTATCCATTTTTCTTTGGGTGCTTCAGCGACATCCAGTAAATATGCCTCTTCAAAGTGATCTAACACTTGCTGCATTATTTGCTGGTGTCTTTGCCGGGATTGGTTTGGGGATTATTTTTCGCTTTGGTGGTACAACTGGAGGAGTTGATATTATTGCTCGACTTGCCCAAAAGTTTTTTGGATGGGGAATGGGCAAAACGATGTTTCTATTTGATGCTTGTGTCATTACTCTTTCATTAATAACCTATTTAAATTATAAAGAAGCGATGTATACCTTAGTGGCTGTTTTTGTCGGAGCACGAGTGATTGACTTTATGCAGGAAGGTGCGTATTCCGCACGGGGTGCAATGATTATTTCTGAAAAAAATGATGAAATCGCGAATAAAATTTTGGAAGGAATGGACCGCGGAGTTACCGCTCTAAAAGGGTACGGTTCCTACACAAAAAATGAACGTGATGTTTTATATTGTGTTGTGGCAAAAAATGAACTAATTCGTTTAAAAAATATAATTACTTCGGTTGACCCACACGCATTTATTTCTATTTCTGTTGTACATGATGTACATGGAGAAGGATTTACGTTAGATGAGAATAAAATGCCTATAGGAGATTAA
- a CDS encoding zinc metallopeptidase — protein sequence MFYLVYFAFIILIPLWAQMKVKNTFSKYSRVPSSTYVRGAEVARQILNANGLFNVAVEEGRGFLSDHYDPRTKTVRLSPENYHGHSIAAAAVAAHECGHAIQDSEGYAFLRFRHALVPVANLGSNVSWVLIMIGVFAHLSGMLLLGIIFMAAAVLFQIITLPVEFNASSRAMNQVVSLGLVGNREEREARKVLNAAALTYVAAAAVAVLELLRLVLIFTGMNRSED from the coding sequence ATGTTTTACCTAGTTTACTTTGCTTTTATTATACTCATTCCACTTTGGGCACAAATGAAAGTGAAAAATACATTCTCAAAGTATTCTCGGGTACCCTCATCCACCTATGTTAGGGGAGCGGAGGTAGCCAGACAAATTTTAAACGCCAACGGCCTCTTCAATGTAGCTGTCGAAGAAGGAAGAGGTTTTTTAAGTGACCACTATGATCCCAGAACAAAGACAGTCCGTTTGTCACCTGAAAATTATCATGGACATTCGATAGCGGCAGCTGCTGTTGCTGCACACGAATGTGGACATGCGATCCAAGACTCAGAAGGCTATGCTTTCTTACGGTTCAGACATGCATTAGTACCAGTTGCCAATTTAGGTTCAAATGTCTCTTGGGTTTTAATTATGATTGGGGTTTTTGCCCACTTGAGTGGAATGTTACTACTTGGAATAATTTTTATGGCAGCAGCTGTTCTCTTCCAAATCATTACTTTGCCAGTTGAGTTCAATGCTTCAAGCAGAGCAATGAATCAAGTTGTTTCTCTTGGTTTAGTAGGGAATAGAGAAGAACGAGAGGCAAGAAAAGTTTTAAATGCAGCTGCTTTAACTTATGTAGCTGCAGCAGCTGTGGCTGTCCTTGAACTTTTAAGGTTGGTACTTATCTTTACAGGAATGAATAGAAGTGAGGACTAA
- the ypjB gene encoding sporulation protein YpjB, translated as MKWLLIVAIVIMLTPITVNAKQQSPMEKLDDISDEALQMVKFHRYEDAKKLLDYFSDQFISITGNEKPLTMDEVRIVNTSHDEAMEAAVSPNMKYEERLNKLTKFRLVIDAIATRHQPLWTEMEDQIMTAFHQAKDAALNGDTAKFHSNFNTFLSLYNVIYPSMKIDVPVENIQRLDARINFINEYRSQVLTNSDSQQELSSLDTDLKNLFTNMEEDEADPSLWWVIISTGSIIIMTLSYVGWRKYQGDKGLKKNRSRDQKD; from the coding sequence ATGAAATGGTTACTTATAGTTGCAATTGTCATAATGCTCACTCCCATAACTGTAAATGCTAAACAGCAATCGCCCATGGAGAAGCTGGATGATATATCTGATGAAGCTCTCCAAATGGTGAAGTTTCATAGATATGAAGATGCAAAAAAATTGCTCGATTACTTTTCTGATCAGTTTATTAGCATTACTGGAAATGAAAAGCCCTTAACGATGGATGAGGTTAGAATTGTTAACACCTCCCATGATGAAGCGATGGAAGCTGCTGTTAGTCCAAATATGAAATATGAGGAAAGACTAAATAAACTAACAAAGTTCCGTCTGGTGATAGATGCGATAGCTACTCGTCACCAACCCTTGTGGACAGAAATGGAAGACCAAATTATGACGGCTTTTCATCAAGCAAAGGATGCAGCCTTAAATGGTGATACTGCAAAATTTCATTCGAATTTTAATACCTTTTTGTCATTATATAATGTCATCTATCCAAGTATGAAAATTGATGTACCAGTAGAAAATATACAGAGATTAGATGCACGAATTAATTTTATTAATGAATATCGTTCCCAGGTTCTAACTAATTCAGATAGTCAGCAAGAACTAAGTTCCCTTGATACAGATTTGAAAAATCTTTTTACTAACATGGAAGAAGATGAAGCGGATCCTTCACTATGGTGGGTTATCATTTCTACTGGCAGCATCATAATCATGACATTATCATATGTTGGCTGGCGCAAATATCAAGGTGATAAAGGTTTGAAGAAAAATCGTTCAAGAGATCAAAAAGATTGA